A genomic window from Daphnia magna isolate NIES linkage group LG9, ASM2063170v1.1, whole genome shotgun sequence includes:
- the LOC123475686 gene encoding LOW QUALITY PROTEIN: uncharacterized protein LOC123475686 (The sequence of the model RefSeq protein was modified relative to this genomic sequence to represent the inferred CDS: substituted 1 base at 1 genomic stop codon), producing the protein MEKKLLLFCILTTLQTTHTIFSSVCDCNYVKTRGILDINSPYYCQNPSTNHQPRYLTNYTLMTKQNPVKTWKGWTCKQWIKTKKITGSFWIGSFDTVYSQETKLLSAIECWEMVNNKKCGGNLMQAGTTTLSFTSTPTGEGKWYAIKEYHALNCLAEEITLKQETPESFVESPFGFLNTTQQEGEYTQNHNTIVWGDRSTNSSNSQIIFKGEGYIELTNSMINVNTSRLLDNNKQIEITFSNKPDINNKEFAQPGFKVVGMPLTFLIFPNQVNVDTWSCNEYADPIASKVKRSTNNEIEFLDNRAKKEAMGKRLYSISYAWGSIRMGNPIITNVEENGIMTKKDTIAYLMVNGSSINTQVSVHNQYDIQDPLPTGTKFEYIVDHSIRFMNTNICIVANENNQIMAENCTEKTSRWILDLINYQWISLETGLCITLHDEEEGRVRLATLKTCSRQGTISENQQWVIEILTTNPDVLDNFPDASIDEFEEIQLEQRTSVTTTVSSPIFGGLLKRNHGRGNIIWDMIGWGQMKHGKSPDEKCLTHNGVNKPITLEACDPNWIKCQTSLQKLLTSNDPLVQSQTTVANCSEASSKGQAFEYSSDFTIRPFNTNNCIKANTTMLILHECSDKSSIWGTFDHTGQLMASDRTGLHSGASDRKCLTRRIDKLSLGHCHGTSQKQHFSFEYRNPHQPRTLTAAAIISLHTXHALFGKNLPILPPLNHRDPKEINYKTNATEGITKNSTITTKSATSMTATTDKSVIPSIAAKVTTSAKTETTTTSIRPTTTTTKPTTTFRTTTTKSTTTTKKPTTTTKNPTTTTQKPTTTTQKPTTTTQKPTTIIQKPNTTTLKTTTTTQITASTPKSTTTSKSTTISTEAEKLPTITSTTASSTLTSTSLKTTITTQSSTTTEKVFTETTTTDTIKPKSNQAEIISSTEPTISLKYLTPSQIREQPNDYRPLNDANTSNGLPKSTEELSDLIKYELGKMHEQYKISIETEHDNKLAKEIRDVYCQLSKIKRTQAIILAQTNGLLAAAALGLPMCTRIYGFGQAMTLQQCDPKRISLSAKETKCGFQPFFVYGKNNCTIGLDGWSIHPYSECFWKSQLININGYPHTWQHNATAGDWIKQEATIHTSNLDLIAEFEELHLNSFDYGLRNHPAHGTMEMEQLNILNDLVGRINEGEGKELPDILVTEEQDNQIGNMFSWFDTLKIMALSAIGFILFLICLRIFIACNPIPRIKESFRRRKQSRNVSESDGQEMDSMIPEPIYSAGGANEKPFIREFAPLMTLATETPKETLTSINTPSAPKKGKLYPIEELKWENEQNKECTGSHTTCSYVVGYGMVWEDLCRCTPEDHLKRTINK; encoded by the exons atggagaaaaaattacTACTCTTTTGCATTCTAACTACATTGCAAACAACCCACACAATCTTCTCGTCTGTATGCGATTGCAACTATGTTAAAACACGAGGAATTCTAGATATTAACTCACCATACTATTGCCAAAACCCCAGCACTAATCATCAACCACGATACCTAACAAATTATACGCTAATGACTAAACAAAATCCagtaaaaacttggaaaggatggacttgcaaacaatggattaagactaagaaaataaccggatctttCTGGATAGGATCTTttgacacagtttattcacaggaaacaaaattgctctcagcaattgaatgctgggaaatggtaaataataaaaaatgtgggggtaatcttatgcaggcaggaacaacaacgttgagttttacatcaactcctacaggggaagggaagtggtatgctatcaaagaataccatgcattaaattgtttagcagaagagataacattaaaacaagagaCACCAGAAAGCTTCGTGGAAAGTCCATTTGGATTCTTAAACACCACTCAGCAAGAAGGGGAgtatacacaaaatcataACACCATAGTATGGGGAGATAGATcaacaaattcatcaaattcacaaattatttttaaaggtgaagGGTATATAGAATTAACAAACTCAATGATTAATGTAAATACTAGCCGTCTTCTTGATAATAACAAGCAGATAGAAATAACTTTctctaacaaaccagatataaataataaagaatttgcCCAACCTGGATTTAAAGTAGTAGGGATGCCTTtaacatttcttatttttcca AACCAAGTAAATGTAGATACATGGTCTTGCAATGAATACGCAGATCCAATAGCGAGCAAAGTAAAACGGTCGACTaataacgaaattgaatttcttgacaATCGTGCTAAGAAAGAAGCTATGGGAAAAAGACTTTACAGCATATCGTATGCATGGGGTTCGATACGAATGGGAAATCCTATAATAACaaacgtagaagaaaatggaataatgacTAAAAAAGATACAATTGCGTATCTCATGGTTAATGGTTCATCAATAAACACGCAAGTATCAGTCCACAACCAATATGATATCCAAGATCCTTTGCCAACAGGAACAAAATTCGAATACATCGTAGATCACAGCATAAGGTTTATGAACACTAACATCTGCATCgtggcaaatgaaaacaatcaaattatgGCAGAAAATTGTACCGAAAAAACATCAAGATGGATACTGGATTTAATTAACTACCAATGGATTTCTCTAGAAACAGGCCTGTGCATCACCttacatgatgaagaagaaggacgAGTTAGATTGGCAACACTAAAAACGTGCAGTAGACAGGGAACAATTAGTGAAAATCAACAATGGGTTATCGAAATCCTAACAACAAACCCGGATGTGTTGGACAATTTCCCAGATGCATCCATTGacgaattcgaagaaatcCAGTTGGAACAGAGGACATCAGTAACAACGACCGTCAGTTCGCCAATTTTTGGAGGATTATTGAAGCGGAACCATGGGAGAGGAAACATCATATGGGACATGATAGGATGGGGACAAATGAAACATGGTAAGTCAcccgatgaaaaatgtttaacacacAATGGCGTTAACAAACCAATAACACTCGAAGCATGCGATCCTAACTGGatcaaatgtcaaacaagcctacaaaaattattaacaagtaatgaccccttggtgcaatcacaaacaaCCGTGGCTAACTGTAGCGAAGCATCTAGCAAGGGCCAAGCCTTCGAATATTCCTCAGACTTCACGATAAGACCatttaacacaaacaactgcattaaagcgaacacaacgatgctcatCCTGCACGAATGCTCAGATAAAAGTTCCATCTGGGGAACATTCGATCACACAGGACAATTAATGGCAAGTGATAGAACAGGACTTCATTCAGGCGCTTCGGACCGGAAATGCCTAACAAGACGGATCGACAAATTATCGTTGGGACACTGTCATGGAACAAGccagaaacaacattttagcttCGAGTACCGGAATCCACATCAACCTAGAACATTGACGGCAGCAGCAATAATATCTCTACATACGTAACACGccttatttggaaaaaatctaccaatcttgccaccattaaaccatcgtgatccaaaggagattaactataaaacaaacgcaacggaaGGAATAACTAAAAATTCGACCATAACGACAAAGTCAGCAACATCCATGACTGCTACAACAGATAAATCAGTCATACCTTCCATTGCAGCCAAGGTAACAACAAGTGCGaagacagaaacaacaacaacatcgatTAGGCCGACTACAACCACAACAAAACCGACAACAACCttcagaacaacaacaacaaaatcaactactaccacaaaaaagccgacaacaaccacaaaaaatccgaccacaaccacacaaaaaccgaccacaaccacacaaaaaccaaccactaccacacaaaaaccgaccaccATCATTCAAAAGCCAAATACTACCACACTAAAAACAACCACTACCACACAAATAACAGCCTCTACACCCAAATCAACTACAACATCAAAATCTACGACAATAtcaacagaagcagagaaatTACCAACAATAACATCAACAACCGCATCATCAACATTAACTAGTACATCACTCAAAACGACTATCACGACACAGTCATctacaactacagaaaaagttttcacagaaaccacaacgacagacacaataaaaccaaaatctaaccaagctgaaattatttcgtcCACCGAGCCAACTATAAGCCTAAAATATCTTACACCAAGCCAAATAAGAGAACAGCCAA ATGACTATCGACCGCTAAATGACGCTAATACAAGTAACGGTCTACCAAAATCCACTGAGGAGCTAAGTGACTTGATAAAATACGAGCTTGGAAAAATGCACGAGCAATACAAAATCAGtattgaaactgaacacgacaataaattggcaaaagaaattcgggaTGTTTACTGCCAGTTATCAAAGATAAAACGAACGCAAGCCATAATCTTAGCCCAAACAAATGGATTGCTTGCAGCCGCCGCACTCGGACTTCCAATGTGTACAAGGATATATGGTTTTGGTCAAGCCATGACATTGCAACAATGCGACCCAAAAAGGATATCACTATCAGCAAAAGAGACCAAGTGTGGgttccagccattttttgtttacggaaaaaacaactgtacaATCGGACTCGACGGATGGTCTATTCATCCGTATTCGGAGTGCTTTTGGAAATCCCAATTGATAAACATCAACGGATATCCTCATACGTGGCAACATAACGCCACAGCAGGAGACTGGATTAAACAAGAGGCGACCATACATACTTCAAATCTggatttaattgcagaatTCGAAGAACTGCACTTAAACAGTTTCGACTATGGATTAAGGAACCATCCAGCTCATGGAACcatggaaatggaacagctaAACATCTTAAATGACCTGGTGGGACGAATTAATGAAggagaaggcaaagagttacCTGACATCCTAGTAACAGAAGAGCAGGACAATCAAATCGGGAAcatgttttcctggtttgacacattaaaaattatgGCTCTCTCAGCGATAGGATTCATCCTATTTCTCATCTgtctaagaatttttattgcctgtAATCCTATTCCACGGATTAAGGAAAGCTTCAGACGACGCAAGCAATCACGTAACGTGAGCGAAAGTGATGGTCAAGAAATGGATTCAATGATACCAGAACCCATCTACAGCGCTGgaggagcaaatgaaaaaccgtTCATTAGGGAATTTGCACCTTTAATGACGTTAGCAAcagaaacaccaaaagaaaCCCTTACGTCGATAAACACACCAAGTgcaccaaagaaaggaaaattgtaccctatcgaagaattaaaatgggaaaacgagcaaaacaaggaatgtaCAGGTAGCCACACGACCTGCAGCTATGTCGTTGGATACGGAATGGTGTGGGAGGATCTATGCAGATGTACTCCAGAAGACCATTTAAAACgcacaattaacaaataa
- the LOC123475685 gene encoding splicing regulatory glutamine/lysine-rich protein 1-like: MLSNSSSSSSSSTSSERVSVGSLRSRRSNRDRGATRDQSRSRSPLWNGRHSPPRDDRRSKSRVLVAEREKLESRKRLERDRRERSRERLERIVEEERERVEQPLDRQEEPKKQLKFTVARERMKIFWMTSSFSVAEARSLRDSFIPKLSNTSFA; this comes from the coding sequence ATGCTGTCGAATAGTTCCAGTTCCAGTTCAAGTTCGACTTCTTCGGAAAGGGTATCTGTGGGCTCTCTTCGTTCCCGCCGTTCTAATCGTGATCGTGGTGCAACTCGTGACCAAAGCCGTTCTCGCAGCCCACTTTGGAACGGTCGTCACAGCCCACCTCGAGACGATCGTCGCAGCAAATCTCGGGTTTTAGTCGCAGAGCGCGAGAAGTTAGAGTCTAGAAAAAGGTTGGAACGTGATCGGAGGGAACGATCAAGAGAAAGGTTGGAACGCATCGTGGAAGAGGAACGCGAAAGGGTGGAACAGCCATTGGATAGACAAGAGGAACCTAAGAAGCAGCTAAAATTTACGGTGGCCAGAGAGAGAATGAAAATCTTTTGGATGACGTCATCGTTTAGCGTGGCAGAAGCCAGAAGCCTTCGAGATAGCTTCATACCTAAACTTTCTAACACTAGCTTTGCCTAG
- the LOC123475893 gene encoding uncharacterized protein LOC123475893, whose protein sequence is MYTLDFVSQHLAEIRMAFSLFHPLIFQNPCCEFRRFTTADVQLFDELFNTVRSGVSFPVAPVSVVQPVWCNDFYYNEYPGYARLRDVLPLLHARFLWWAESGDDIYHPSASVSNFYPELTYADIQIRLEHRQVRLAVLNHLSDSAEED, encoded by the exons ATGTATACGTTGGATTTCGTTTCTCAGCATCTTGCTGAAATTAGAATGGCTTTTTCGCTTTTCCACCCGTTAATCTTCCAAAATCCGTGTTGTGAATTTCGTCGCTTTACGACTGCCGATGTGCAGTTGTTCGATGAGTTGTTCAACACGGTTCGGAGTGGTGTATCCTTTCCCGTTGCTCCCGTATCCGTGGTGCAACCGGTTTGGTGTAACGATTTTTACTACAA tgAATATCCTGGCTACGCCCGACTTCGCGATGTTCTTCCACTGCTGCACGCACGGTTCTTGTGGTGGGCAGAATCCGGAGATGATATTTATCATCCTTCAGCTTCGGTTTCCAATTTTTATCCGGAGTTGACGTATGCCGATATCCAAATACGACTTGAGCACCGCCAAGTCCGATTGGCtgttttgaatcatttgaGTGATTCTGCTGAGGAAGATTGA